The segment GGTAGAAAACAAGCATGGGTGTGGCAATGCGTTTTGGTTGTAATTTGTGTGTTTGGTGAGCAAATGGAAGCTACAGCTCGTGTGTTTGTTGAGGGAAACAGAACAGTGCATTTTCAGCCCGTTTAGAATGCGGGAAATTTTCTTGAATCCTGCATTTTTCCgtgaaattgaattgattcctgtAAAATTTCTATAGAAATCCTGTGAAACTTTCACAGGGAAAATGTAGGATATAGGAAATTTTCCAGCATTCCAAATGCCTATTTCAGCAGTCTATCTTCTGTGTCTAAAACAAGTACTGTATTAAATTAAAATAATACAACCAAAACCAACCAGAGCAACATTTTTCACCAGATTACTTCAAATCAAAGCCTGAAAGTGTAATTAGCATCAGTTTGCTGAACACTGTCATGCTAATCAGAGGCAACAGATCCCTGATCCAAATAATAATTCATTCTAGTCCCAGCACATCATTCTCAGCCACATGAACACACAGGCTGATCAAATTTCTCTCACACAGGAAAGGTCCTTACCCGCGGATACTCCATCTCTGGAGGTCCATTTCGCAAAACCGCGCCAGCACCAACCGCCGGTCGTCTCGTCCCCTTCCTCCTCCCGCCTCGTCTCCGACGACCCCATCGCCTCCgccctcgcctcgcctcgcgcACTCTCCGATCCAATCCCTCCCTTCCCTTCGCCGGCGATGCATCCCTCCTCCGGCGCGGGGGACTACGCCCCCTACTACCCTCCTTACCCCTCCCCGGCTTCCGCGccgcctcccgccgccgcctACCCGTCGGTGTCCGCCCCGGCTTCCGCGCCCCCGTACTCGTCGTACCCCGCGGACTTCGCCCCCGTGCCGTCGTACCCCGCGTACCCGCCCGCCGACCTCTCCCACTACGCGCCGCCGGccaccgcgcccgcgcccgcgccgccgcagccgtACTACCCCTACGAGCCGGCGCCGCCGCTCCCGCACAACCCGGTGCCCCCGTACCCGTCGCTGGATCGGGCGGGGACCTACGGCTACGGATCCGGCCCTGGCTCCGGGTACGGCCAGGAGCTGTACCCGCCCAAGCCGgcgggcgggggcgggggcgggtgGTCCGACGACGGTGCGTACGCGtacgacggcggcgacgcgcCCGAGCCctacggggccagaggcacagCACCGAGGTTGGGCTCGGGATCCGCGCTGTTTGATGACTACGGGAGGTCCATTGGCTCAGCTGCCGATAGGGGTGGTGGCCGCGGGGGTAGTGCGGCCAGCCCCAAGGTAGTGAGGGCCGTGCCCAAGGCAGAGACGTCAGAGGACGTCAGGGGTGGGGTGCAGAAGTTCAGGGTCAAGCTGCTGCCGGAGGGGGCTGGGAGCCCCATGGATGTGCTCTGCCAGGTACTCTGCTTGCTCTGAAGCTGTGGAACCAGATGAATTTTGTGAACATTGTCATGGACGAGCTTCCTAGTCCATTCAGTGTACTAATACAATTGATCCATTCAGTGTGCAAACAGATTGCATTTTGTAGTAGTGCATTGCTTACTGGCTTAGCATCGGTTTTTCAGAGCTGGCTTTGGTTTCATTTGCTGTTTTACAACGGAGGAGGCGACCATGACCAGTAAATTAACTTGGTCAAACCAGTAGCCAGTACTGGGCCTTTCGAaggagggggaggggggggggggatcaGATATTCACCAAATAGCCATTAGGACGTGTTTCTGGAACTGATGTCACGACATTTGTAGAGGCTAAATGTGAAATAAATGGTCTGTTGTGGAATTTTGGCCTATTGGTCAGAGCAAAGgccaagtcaaactgttctgtttACTGATAGTCAACTAAATGATATGCTGGAAAAGTTCCCCACATTGTCTTCTTTGTTATGTTTGTATAACTAACGCAGTATAAAAGGTAGCGGACATTTCTTTTTACAGAAGTTCAACAGCAAGAACCTTGTGCAAGGATACTAATGTTGGTGTTTAAAATATGTAGTATATGTTGTGAATGAAATGGTAGTTAAATCAATTGGTTTCTGAATGGAGTTGTAGTGTAGTTAGCATTGCAACATTTATTAACTGTGCTGTTAGAGTGTTCAATAGTTGAAATGAAATCATTAAACTGAAAGTATTTTTTACCTTATTAAAAGATGGTTGTGAATTCGCACCGAACTGAAAATGGACAGGCTGGGACAGGACTGTTGTTGCCAAAATGTTCACGTTTAAAATTACTAAATAATGGTTTCCAATACCTGTAAATGCTTTTGAACTCCTGTTTAAGGGGTGTTAATAATGTTATGTTGTTATACTTGGCATGTCATAACTTGGTATGGTCCAGCAGTCATTGATCAATACTTTTCTGCTTGTGCCTTATGCAGGTTGGTTTGGATGGAATTCGGATGCTTGATCCCAACACTGGTAGGACACTAAGAATATATCCCCTTGAAACTGTAACTAGATGGGATGTAAGTAAATTGTCCTTATGGCGACTCTGTAACTTGTCGAAATTCTAGTATTTCCTTTGTTGATCTTATGGTCTATGTATCAGGTATTAGATTCCTCTATCTTTGCCTTTTGGTCCAAGAGTTCAGTGGATGTTGAAGCAAAAAGAATAAGGCTGAAATCAAACAGCTATACATCCAACACCATTCTTGACACAGTCACAGCTGCGACTGTGCAGGTTTGGCATCTGTGTTATCAACATAATTTAAATCATCCAATAGTTTTTACTTTGTATTGTCGCACTATATGTGGCTTGCCGGAAATGATTGATGTCTGTTAGTTTCTTTggactgcagttcaaggagatgGGTGGAAGCAGCATTTCAAGAAGTAGAGCCATTGCTGATGCAGCCAAGCCTGCTGAGCAGCAAAATGAGAGGAAGAAAAATTTCCTTGATTGGAGGAATTTAATGAAGCCTATGAATGAGGAGAAAGATCACTGGGTAATTAGTCTCTCTATTTGTTTGTTGCTATCATTTCAAACCTGTAATTTCTGCATAATTTGCAAAACTATATTCAAATTGAGCTCAATGCTTGTTTGCCTCTGTTGCTAATTGCTATTGGTTTGATTACTTTGTTAGTTTTGTGTTTGTTCGATAGCATCATAGTGGAGCCTGCCTTGAATACTGTTGTCTGCATTCTGCTTTTGATTTCATACTTATCATGT is part of the Sorghum bicolor cultivar BTx623 chromosome 10, Sorghum_bicolor_NCBIv3, whole genome shotgun sequence genome and harbors:
- the LOC8069206 gene encoding protein FREE1 isoform X1, which encodes MNTQADQISLTQERSLPADTPSLEVHFAKPRQHQPPVVSSPSSSRLVSDDPIASALASPRALSDPIPPFPSPAMHPSSGAGDYAPYYPPYPSPASAPPPAAAYPSVSAPASAPPYSSYPADFAPVPSYPAYPPADLSHYAPPATAPAPAPPQPYYPYEPAPPLPHNPVPPYPSLDRAGTYGYGSGPGSGYGQELYPPKPAGGGGGGWSDDGAYAYDGGDAPEPYGARGTAPRLGSGSALFDDYGRSIGSAADRGGGRGGSAASPKVVRAVPKAETSEDVRGGVQKFRVKLLPEGAGSPMDVLCQVGLDGIRMLDPNTGRTLRIYPLETVTRWDVLDSSIFAFWSKSSVDVEAKRIRLKSNSYTSNTILDTVTAATVQFKEMGGSSISRSRAIADAAKPAEQQNERKKNFLDWRNLMKPMNEEKDHWVPDEAVSKCTACAADFSAFNRRHHCRNCGDIFCDKCTQGRTPLNTDADAQPVRVCDRCMAEVTQRLNNAREVTNRPIVQSHEDLAKKLQEAMDINKRSSSGTRSSDASGKRMREVACPICTVHLQVEVPTSGSETIECGVCQHPFLVSAR